One genomic segment of Spirochaetota bacterium includes these proteins:
- the sppA gene encoding signal peptide peptidase SppA — translation MDKNRKIILSILTLVALSSILAIIDIGLNMDKTKQELFTISTPETGPGVGIIRIYGPIRLANDRGHLLGMDSGADSIVKRLDDFGKDNNIKAIVVRINSPGGTVGATQEIYQKLIKLKQKNIILIASIGDVAASGGYYIASACNHILANYGSITGSIGVIAVSPNLKELFHKIGIKMNVIKSGKYKDLLSLYRDISEEEKDIIQRMIDSSYNRFLKDVSLGRNMPISDIKPFADGRVMDGERAVKHNLVDSIGNLEDAINKAREMAKLPQDSAVYDEVRTPLERIIMSIEKKFTRDINLQDRIINNEYSLLEYRYVP, via the coding sequence ATGGATAAAAATCGAAAAATCATCTTATCAATATTAACATTGGTCGCCCTCTCTTCAATCCTCGCAATTATTGATATTGGTCTCAACATGGACAAGACCAAACAGGAGTTATTCACCATATCAACTCCAGAAACAGGACCCGGTGTTGGAATAATAAGGATATATGGACCCATCCGATTAGCAAATGACAGAGGTCACCTACTGGGGATGGACTCTGGAGCAGATAGCATTGTTAAGAGGTTGGATGATTTTGGGAAGGATAACAATATTAAGGCCATAGTGGTTCGAATAAATTCTCCTGGAGGCACCGTTGGTGCAACTCAGGAGATATATCAAAAATTGATAAAACTCAAACAGAAGAATATTATTCTTATTGCATCAATAGGCGATGTGGCAGCTTCGGGTGGTTACTATATCGCTTCAGCCTGCAACCATATATTAGCTAATTATGGATCAATTACAGGTTCCATAGGTGTTATTGCTGTTTCTCCAAATCTAAAGGAGCTTTTTCATAAAATAGGCATAAAAATGAACGTTATTAAGAGTGGGAAATACAAGGATTTGCTCTCATTATATAGAGACATCAGTGAGGAAGAGAAGGATATTATTCAAAGAATGATTGACTCTTCCTACAATAGGTTCTTGAAGGATGTCTCCTTAGGGAGGAACATGCCTATTTCTGATATCAAGCCCTTTGCTGACGGAAGGGTAATGGATGGGGAGCGCGCTGTCAAGCACAACCTCGTTGACTCAATAGGCAACCTTGAGGATGCAATAAATAAGGCAAGAGAAATGGCAAAACTACCACAAGATTCTGCTGTATATGATGAAGTAAGGACCCCACTGGAGCGTATAATAATGTCGATTGAAAAAAAATTCACAAGGGATATCAATTTGCAGGATAGGATAATCAATAATGAGTATTCATTACTAGAGTATCGTTACGTGCCATGA
- a CDS encoding VanZ family protein, which produces MERRNVFTEVKYRRFVYVIVFTAIIYLTLPFARLISEYLRTHNLLKHSIYILIAVFIVICCYLIFRYIGYKLINIITILLFFTIYVLIIQRYDIIVEKLHFVEYGILSYLIYNSLTEQLSSRLIYPVSFIILTIIGWVDEIIQYYLPDRFYDIRDVCLNSLSGCLILILIYIVEKLRDRSFDIGRN; this is translated from the coding sequence ATGGAAAGGAGAAATGTTTTTACTGAGGTGAAGTATAGGAGGTTTGTATATGTAATAGTCTTTACAGCAATTATTTACCTAACCCTTCCCTTCGCTAGGTTGATATCAGAATACTTACGAACCCATAATCTACTAAAGCATTCCATTTATATACTCATAGCAGTATTTATTGTTATCTGCTGTTACCTGATTTTCAGATACATTGGATATAAACTAATAAATATAATTACTATTTTGTTGTTTTTTACAATCTATGTGCTGATAATTCAAAGGTATGATATTATTGTGGAAAAGCTACACTTTGTTGAATATGGAATTCTTTCCTATCTTATTTATAATTCCCTGACAGAGCAGTTGAGTTCACGATTGATCTATCCAGTGTCATTTATAATTCTTACTATTATTGGATGGGTGGATGAGATCATTCAATATTATCTACCAGATAGGTTTTATGACATTAGGGATGTTTGCCTAAATAGTCTGTCTGGATGCCTTATCCTAATTCTAATCTATATAGTTGAAAAATTGAGAGATAGATCTTTCGATATAGGTAGAAATTGA
- a CDS encoding DUF4416 family protein, whose protein sequence is MAKPVIPIKAKLFIGVIANSDDVLNQAERIIEKKFGKIDYKTKKIPFSHTEYYSYMGSNLFKVFFSFHRLFKREDIVVIKLLANKLEKKISGNEKRRVNIDPGYLTLSNVYLATCKDFFHRVYIGRGVYLENEYKYVGKNFQPWEWTYPDYRKHEYLDFFYNMRKLYRKQIKEG, encoded by the coding sequence ATGGCTAAACCTGTTATACCCATAAAGGCAAAACTATTTATTGGTGTTATTGCAAACTCAGATGATGTTTTGAATCAAGCCGAGAGGATCATTGAGAAAAAATTTGGTAAGATCGATTATAAAACCAAGAAAATACCATTTTCACATACTGAATATTATTCATATATGGGCTCAAATCTGTTCAAGGTGTTCTTTTCATTTCACAGGCTGTTTAAGAGGGAAGATATTGTTGTAATAAAGCTTTTGGCCAATAAGCTCGAAAAGAAGATATCCGGGAATGAGAAGAGAAGGGTCAATATTGATCCTGGCTATCTGACGCTTTCAAATGTCTATCTTGCAACTTGTAAAGATTTCTTTCATAGGGTGTATATCGGAAGGGGGGTCTATCTAGAAAATGAGTATAAATATGTTGGGAAAAATTTTCAACCCTGGGAATGGACATACCCTGATTATAGGAAACATGAGTATCTTGATTTTTTTTATAATATGAGGAAGCTATATCGTAAACAGATAAAAGAGGGCTAA
- a CDS encoding YIP1 family protein, translated as MMDYIKSLIWVDYFYYTLVEPRRLINIITKEEKKTLPLSISVVAAVSIIEIITISLLGKEDLFFYYKITYGWILAFFILSLIIAITASLVDLACQIRGYNGNAKNIINVIIFSLFPRIFLLPIVIIFKVLHFAPIFFYLFSSILVFIWQALIIIQGISEIHRISFAESVMIFLSPIIFISAILFFSLFLIIINISGYISLL; from the coding sequence ATGATGGATTATATTAAATCACTAATATGGGTCGACTATTTTTACTATACACTGGTAGAACCGAGAAGGCTTATAAATATCATTACTAAGGAGGAGAAAAAGACACTCCCTCTCAGCATCTCGGTTGTGGCTGCTGTTTCAATCATAGAAATAATTACTATTTCACTTCTTGGGAAAGAGGATCTATTCTTTTATTATAAGATTACCTATGGATGGATTCTCGCCTTTTTTATTCTATCTTTAATAATTGCTATTACAGCTTCTTTAGTTGACCTAGCTTGTCAGATTCGGGGTTATAATGGCAATGCAAAGAATATTATCAATGTAATAATATTTTCTCTATTCCCAAGAATTTTTCTCCTGCCTATAGTCATCATTTTCAAGGTGCTGCATTTTGCGCCAATCTTCTTTTATTTATTCTCTTCGATCCTAGTCTTCATTTGGCAAGCCCTTATTATTATTCAGGGCATCTCAGAGATTCATCGAATCAGCTTTGCCGAATCTGTGATGATTTTCCTCTCCCCGATTATTTTTATTAGCGCCATCCTCTTTTTTTCTCTATTCCTTATAATAATCAATATTTCTGGCTACATAAGTCTACTTTAG
- a CDS encoding tetratricopeptide repeat protein — protein sequence MSCFFQTAGIFTFLFYTSIICYGISNSEKRRVDTNKKKLIQQSNNEKGIKQNNIEDDHIYGKKAIAIKEDKVAEEDESEYIITDMDSNLLFEYEKNKSYATIKKHLLNNKYNVIEGILQNFSKKYPKAKDREYYYYWAVVYESKGEYLIAIEHYLKAIELYPAYSKARNNLGSLYCRLHKYHLAKEHLIKALNANPYNPFIHYNLGNLYYKTEEYDLSITYMLNSIKYKANFGSAYHKLGIIMYKQNKYSQAIDYLKQSLIFNQNSHSTYFFIGLSYLEMKKMSLATKNLKKALMIKNNFFEAATQLGRIYQSHGEYENALSFYQKAELKNPENTDLKIWISQCLKELRRYNEAIDTIKKLIKDDPNNETLKKYLRSIEKRKLADIRYETDDYYKY from the coding sequence ATGAGTTGTTTTTTTCAAACAGCAGGCATCTTCACTTTCCTCTTTTATACCTCAATTATATGTTATGGAATCTCCAATTCGGAAAAGAGAAGGGTTGATACAAATAAAAAAAAGCTGATTCAACAATCAAATAATGAAAAGGGGATAAAGCAAAATAATATAGAGGATGATCATATCTATGGGAAAAAAGCAATAGCAATAAAGGAAGACAAAGTGGCAGAAGAAGATGAGAGTGAATACATTATTACAGATATGGATTCAAATCTCCTTTTTGAGTATGAGAAAAATAAAAGCTATGCAACAATTAAAAAACACCTTTTGAATAATAAATATAATGTTATTGAAGGCATACTTCAGAATTTTTCAAAAAAATATCCCAAGGCAAAGGATAGAGAATATTATTACTACTGGGCTGTGGTGTATGAGAGCAAGGGTGAATATCTCATTGCAATTGAGCACTATTTAAAGGCGATTGAATTATATCCAGCCTATTCTAAAGCCAGAAACAACCTGGGAAGCCTGTACTGCAGGCTGCATAAATATCATCTTGCAAAAGAACATTTAATTAAGGCCCTGAATGCAAATCCATATAATCCATTTATTCACTACAATTTAGGCAATTTATACTATAAGACAGAAGAATATGACCTGTCAATCACCTATATGCTGAATTCTATTAAGTACAAGGCAAACTTTGGCAGCGCATATCACAAACTCGGTATTATCATGTATAAACAGAATAAATATTCTCAAGCTATTGATTACCTAAAACAATCACTCATATTTAATCAAAACTCTCATTCAACTTACTTCTTTATCGGACTTTCCTATTTAGAGATGAAAAAGATGAGCCTAGCCACTAAAAATCTGAAGAAAGCGCTGATGATAAAAAACAATTTTTTCGAAGCAGCTACTCAATTGGGCAGGATATATCAATCACATGGTGAGTATGAAAATGCCCTCTCATTTTATCAGAAAGCTGAATTGAAAAATCCCGAGAACACAGACCTAAAAATATGGATATCCCAGTGCTTAAAGGAACTGAGAAGATATAACGAGGCGATTGATACAATCAAGAAGCTTATTAAGGATGATCCGAACAATGAGACCCTGAAGAAATATCTACGCAGCATTGAGAAGAGAAAGTTAGCTGATATTCGATATGAAACAGATGATTATTACAAATATTAG